A single window of Hemibagrus wyckioides isolate EC202008001 linkage group LG28, SWU_Hwy_1.0, whole genome shotgun sequence DNA harbors:
- the mtnr1c gene encoding LOW QUALITY PROTEIN: melatonin receptor type 1C (The sequence of the model RefSeq protein was modified relative to this genomic sequence to represent the inferred CDS: deleted 1 base in 1 codon) — MALNVSASCALCASPSPPPRTGPDSGAVSATLAAILIFTIVTDVMGNVLVILSVYRNKKLRNAGNIFVVSLSVADLIVALYPYPLALLAIFHGGWTLDAVQCQLSGFILGLGVIGSVFNITAIAINRYCYICHTVHYERYYTRRNTCLCLGLTWVLSAIATLPNFLLGSLTYDHRVFSCTFTQTVSSSYTASVVLVHFLIPLTIVSFCYLRIWMLVIRVKGRVRPRPWARAADLRHFLTMFVVFVLFAVCWAPLNFIGLAVALDPVNMAPKVPEWLYVASYFLAYFNSCLNAVVYGLLNQNFRREYHQILLSLCAPRALLSYNSRGKLRSKQSPAVTNNILVEAHL, encoded by the exons ATGGCGCTGAATGTGAGCGCGAGCTGCGCGCTGTGCGCGTCCCCGTCTCCGCCGCCGCGCACAGGACCGGACTCCGGCGCTGTTTCTGCTACTCTGGCTGCGATCCTCATCTTCACCATCGTGACTGATGTGATGGGAAACGTGCTGGTCATTCTGTCCGTCTACCGCAACAAGAAGCTCAGGAAcgcag GTAATATATTTGTGGTGAGCCTTTCTGTGGCTGACCTGATCGTGGCGCTTTACCCCTACCCCCTGGCCCTGCTGGCTATCTTCCACGGCGGCTGGACGCTCGATGCAGTGCAGTGCCAGCTGAGCGGCTTCATCCTGGGCCTCGGTGTCATCGGGAGCGTCTTCAACATCACAGCCATCGCCATCAATCGCTACTGCTACATTTGCCACACGGTGCACTACGAGCGTTACTACACACGTCGCAACACTTGTCTGTGTTTGGGTCTAACGTGGGTTCTGAGTGCCATCGCAACGCTGCCCAACTTCCTGCTCGGTTCGTTGACGTATGACCACCGGGTCTTCTCCTGCACATTTACGCAGACAGTTAGCTCTTCATACACAGCTTCTGTGGTGCTGGTCCACTTCCTCATCCCATTAACCATCGTGTCCTTCTGTTACCTGCGTATCTGGATGCTGGTGATCAGGGTCAAAGGTCGTGTGCGACCAAGACCCTGGGCACGGGCCGCTGACCTGCGCCACTTTCTAACcatgtttgtagtgtttgtgctTTTTGCGGTGTGCTGGGCACCGCTGAACTTCATTGGCCTGGCTGTGGCACTAGATCCAGTCAACATGGCACCAAAAGTCCCTGAGTGGCTCTACGTGGCCAGCTACTTCCTGGCGTATTTCAACAGCTGCCTGAACGCTGTTGTCTACGGCCTGCTTAACCAGAACTTTCGTCGAGAGTACCATCAGATCCTTCTCTCACTTTGCGCACCCCGAGCTCTGCTTTCTTATAACTCCAGAGGCAAG CTGAGGAGCAAGCAATCCCCTGCCGTGACCAACAACATCCTGGTGGAGGCTCACCTGTGA
- the vma21 gene encoding vacuolar ATPase assembly integral membrane protein vma21 translates to MQSYDKTPLGSRSGPVTDSRGSDGSLLAVLKTLLFFTILMITLPIGLYFASKKYLFEGSLGYSSNDSYFYAAILAVIAVHVVLALFVYVAWNEGSRQSREGKQD, encoded by the exons ATGCAGAGCTACGACAAGACGCCTCTCGGCTCCAGGTCCGGACCGGTGACAGACAGCAGAGG gagtgATGGATCGTTATTAGCGGTACTGAAGACGTTGTTGTTCTTCACTATCCTGATGATCACTCTGCCCATCGGTCTCTACTTCGCTTCCAAGAAATATTTGTTTGAAG gaTCTCTGGGTTACTCCAGTAACGACAGCTACTTCTATGCCGCCATCTTGGCGGTGATTGCCGTGCACGTGGTCCTGGCGCTCTTCGTTTACGTGGCCTGGAACGAGGGATCGCGGCAGTCGAGGGAAGGAAAgcaggactga
- the tnfsf10l4 gene encoding tumor necrosis factor (ligand) superfamily, member 10 like 4 has product MTLNIKSNCYNACYNRIPRTDAKLRTISFLLLAVILGAETLITAVLLYNFTRELHTASESLDHDVFPTECLHHQSAAIHGADLASCDFMRQELLNSMNTRLLLDIRNSLWQSLGEHNITQAFKPAIHVGAKQELKQYHRLQRTGDPQDFRLMLECLNWEVLSGQSTQEGLMILSPDGEIVVPQGGVYFVYSQMNFMTSRARPNLQLVQYLFKRTASHPELIMLGKAGALSRRLDSVSGVGLYSSHQGALFQLEQGDRLSLCVSNMDAVLLQPEATYFGAFIID; this is encoded by the exons ATGACATTAAATATTAAGAGTAACTGTTATAACGCCTGTTATAACCGCATTCCCAGAACAGACGCTAAACTGCGGACTATTTCATTTCTGCTGCTGGCTGTGATTCTGGGAGCTGAAACATTAATCACAGCCGTGTTGCTGTACAACTTCACCCGAGAGCtacacacg GCCAGTGAATCTCTGGACCATGATGTCTTCCCGACCGAGTGTCTTCATCATCAGTCAGCAGCGATACACGGCGCAGATCTGGCAAGCTGCGACTTCATGAGGCAAGAACTTCTGAACAGCATGAATACG agaCTCTTGCTGGACATCAGGAACTCATTATGGCAGAGTTTAGGAG AACACAACATCACCCAGGCCTTCAAACCAGCCATACACGTCGGGGCAAAGCAGGAGCTCAAGCAATATCACCGTCTGCAGAGAACAG GTGATCCTCAGGATTTCCGGCTCATGTTAGAGTGTCTAAACTGGGAGGTTCTGAGCGGACAGAGCACTCAGGAAGGTCTGATGATCCTCAGTCCCGATGGCGAAATCGTGGTTCCTCAGGGCGGCGTTTATTTCGTCTACTCACAGATGAATTTCATGACCTCGCGCGCGAGACCCAATCTCCAGCTGGTCCAATACTTATTCAAGAGAACGGCATCGCACCCGGAGCTGATCATGCTCGGCAAAGCCGGCGCCTTGAGTCGGCGCCTCGATTCTGTGTCTGGTGTTGGTCTGTATTCCAGCCACCAGGGGGCACTGTTCCAGCTCGAGCAGGGAGACAGGCTCTCGCTGTGTGTCAGCAACATGGATGCTGTTCTTCTTCAACCAGAGGCGACTTACTTTGGGGCTTTTATAATAGACTGA
- the nono gene encoding non-POU domain-containing octamer-binding protein isoform X2, with protein sequence MQGNRGGRPDQHNHGPARQQPNLQHDRKTPGTDSNGQHTDGGEQPSPNAGLTIDLTSFKKPGEKTYTQRSRLFVGNLPAGTSEEEVEKLFSKYGKPSEIFINKDRGFGFIRLETKTLADIAKAELDDTMFRGRQIRVRFATHGAALAVKNLPQFVSNELLEEAFSMFGPIERAIVIVDDRGRPTGKGIVEFANKPSARKALDRCSDGAFLLTSFPRPVTVEPMEQLDEDEGLPERLVSKNPQFHKEREQLPRFAQPGSFEYEYAMRWKALMEMEKQQFEQVDRNIKEAQEKLEQEMEAARHEHQVMLMRQDLLRRQEELRRMEEAHNQEVQKRKQMELRQEEERRRRDEELRAHTEELMRRQQGTGQNFAEKREQDMRMHMGGQGLPMNRTSMGGNPTPGGAPNMAANEGAGGNAGGLPLPFPRPGPPVDYKRRRF encoded by the exons ATGCAGGGAAACAGAGGAGGACGTCCCGATCAGCACAACCACGGCCCGGCCAGGCAGCAGCCGAACCTGCAGCACGACAGGAAGACTCCAGGAACGGACAGCAACGGGCAGCACACGGACGGCGGAGAGCAGCCCAGCCCGA ATGCCGGACTAACCATTGACCTGACAAGCTTTAAGAAGCCCGGGGAGAAGACGTACACGCAGCGCAGCCGGCTGTTCGTGGGGAACCTGCCGGCCGGCACCTCTGAAGAGGAAGTCGAGAAGCTCTTCTCCAAATATGGCAAACCCTCTGAGATCTTCATCAACAAGGACCGAGGCTTTGGGTTCATCCGCCTG GAAACCAAGACCCTCGCGGACATCGCCAAAGCCGAGCTGGACGACACGATGTTCCGTGGCCGTCAGATCCGCGTCCGCTTCGCCACTCACGGTGCCGCGCTCGCGGTGAAGAACCTGCCGCAGTTCGTATCCAACGAGCTGCTGGAGGAGGCCTTCTCCATGTTCGGCCCAATCGAACGCGCCATCGTGATCGTGGATGACCGCGGCCGACCCACGGGGAAGGGCATCGTGGAGTTTGCCAACAAGCCGTCAGCCCGGAAAGCCCTGGACCGCTGCTCTGACGGAGCTTTCCTCCTCACCTC GTTTCCTCGGCCTGTGACCGTGGAGCCGATGGAGCAGCTGGATGAAGACGAAGGACTTCCAGAGAGACTCGTCAGCAAAAACCCACAGTTTCATAA GGAGCGTGAGCAGCTTCCGCGCTTCGCTCAGCCCGGCTCGTTCGAGTATGAGTACGCCATGCGCTGGAAGGCTctgatggagatggagaagcAGCAGTTTGAGCAGGTGGACAGGAACATCAAGGAGGCGCAGGAgaaactggagcaggagatggAGGCGGCCAGACACGAGCACCAGGTCATGCTCATGAGGCAGG atCTGTTGAGGAGGCAGGAGGAGCTGAGGCGTATGGAGGAGGCGCACAACCAGGAGGTGCAGAAGAGGAAGCAGATGGAGCTGCGTCAGGAGGAGGAGCGGCGCCGCAGGGACGAGGAGCTCAGGGCTCACACAGAGGAGCTGATGAGGAGACAACAAGGCACTGGACAAAACTTTGCTgaaaag AGGGAGCAGGACATGAGGATGCACATGGGAG GTCAAGGCCTTCCCATGAACAGGACCTCAATGGGTGGAAACCCCACCCCAGGAGGAGCTCCCAACATGGCTGCTAATGAG GGTGCTGGAGGAAATGCCGGTGGACTTCCTCTGCCGTTCCCACGTCCTGGACCGCCTGTCGACTACAAACGGCGCCGATTCTGA
- the nono gene encoding non-POU domain-containing octamer-binding protein isoform X1: protein MQGNRGGRPDQHNHGPARQQPNLQHDRKTPGTDSNGQHTDGGEQPSPNAGLTIDLTSFKKPGEKTYTQRSRLFVGNLPAGTSEEEVEKLFSKYGKPSEIFINKDRGFGFIRLETKTLADIAKAELDDTMFRGRQIRVRFATHGAALAVKNLPQFVSNELLEEAFSMFGPIERAIVIVDDRGRPTGKGIVEFANKPSARKALDRCSDGAFLLTSFPRPVTVEPMEQLDEDEGLPERLVSKNPQFHKEREQLPRFAQPGSFEYEYAMRWKALMEMEKQQFEQVDRNIKEAQEKLEQEMEAARHEHQVMLMRQDLLRRQEELRRMEEAHNQEVQKRKQMELRQEEERRRRDEELRAHTEELMRRQQGTGQNFAEKQREQDMRMHMGGQGLPMNRTSMGGNPTPGGAPNMAANEGAGGNAGGLPLPFPRPGPPVDYKRRRF from the exons ATGCAGGGAAACAGAGGAGGACGTCCCGATCAGCACAACCACGGCCCGGCCAGGCAGCAGCCGAACCTGCAGCACGACAGGAAGACTCCAGGAACGGACAGCAACGGGCAGCACACGGACGGCGGAGAGCAGCCCAGCCCGA ATGCCGGACTAACCATTGACCTGACAAGCTTTAAGAAGCCCGGGGAGAAGACGTACACGCAGCGCAGCCGGCTGTTCGTGGGGAACCTGCCGGCCGGCACCTCTGAAGAGGAAGTCGAGAAGCTCTTCTCCAAATATGGCAAACCCTCTGAGATCTTCATCAACAAGGACCGAGGCTTTGGGTTCATCCGCCTG GAAACCAAGACCCTCGCGGACATCGCCAAAGCCGAGCTGGACGACACGATGTTCCGTGGCCGTCAGATCCGCGTCCGCTTCGCCACTCACGGTGCCGCGCTCGCGGTGAAGAACCTGCCGCAGTTCGTATCCAACGAGCTGCTGGAGGAGGCCTTCTCCATGTTCGGCCCAATCGAACGCGCCATCGTGATCGTGGATGACCGCGGCCGACCCACGGGGAAGGGCATCGTGGAGTTTGCCAACAAGCCGTCAGCCCGGAAAGCCCTGGACCGCTGCTCTGACGGAGCTTTCCTCCTCACCTC GTTTCCTCGGCCTGTGACCGTGGAGCCGATGGAGCAGCTGGATGAAGACGAAGGACTTCCAGAGAGACTCGTCAGCAAAAACCCACAGTTTCATAA GGAGCGTGAGCAGCTTCCGCGCTTCGCTCAGCCCGGCTCGTTCGAGTATGAGTACGCCATGCGCTGGAAGGCTctgatggagatggagaagcAGCAGTTTGAGCAGGTGGACAGGAACATCAAGGAGGCGCAGGAgaaactggagcaggagatggAGGCGGCCAGACACGAGCACCAGGTCATGCTCATGAGGCAGG atCTGTTGAGGAGGCAGGAGGAGCTGAGGCGTATGGAGGAGGCGCACAACCAGGAGGTGCAGAAGAGGAAGCAGATGGAGCTGCGTCAGGAGGAGGAGCGGCGCCGCAGGGACGAGGAGCTCAGGGCTCACACAGAGGAGCTGATGAGGAGACAACAAGGCACTGGACAAAACTTTGCTgaaaag CAGAGGGAGCAGGACATGAGGATGCACATGGGAG GTCAAGGCCTTCCCATGAACAGGACCTCAATGGGTGGAAACCCCACCCCAGGAGGAGCTCCCAACATGGCTGCTAATGAG GGTGCTGGAGGAAATGCCGGTGGACTTCCTCTGCCGTTCCCACGTCCTGGACCGCCTGTCGACTACAAACGGCGCCGATTCTGA